The Methylobacterium sp. PvR107 genome contains a region encoding:
- the pgl gene encoding 6-phosphogluconolactonase yields the protein MSLPACTHILKDPEAVAREAAERLIAACGESRSDRIAICLSGGSTPKVLYGLLAGPDYATRVPWERVHWFFGDDRVVPWDDARSNVRMVREAFGHGASIPPTHLHFIPSDSGAEAGARAYERALLDFYGADSLDPARPLFDLVLLGLGEDGHTASLFPGKPAVDETARLVAPVPEAGLAPFVPRITLTVPALASSRHVLFLVTGAGKRAPLTRLAAGAELPAGRVISAGEVAWLLDAAAAG from the coding sequence ATGAGCCTTCCGGCTTGCACCCACATCCTGAAGGATCCCGAGGCCGTCGCCCGCGAGGCGGCCGAGCGGCTGATCGCGGCCTGCGGCGAGAGCCGGTCCGATCGGATTGCGATCTGCCTGTCCGGCGGCTCGACGCCCAAGGTGCTCTACGGGCTGCTCGCCGGCCCGGACTACGCGACGCGGGTGCCGTGGGAGCGGGTCCATTGGTTCTTCGGCGACGACCGGGTCGTCCCGTGGGACGACGCCCGCAGCAACGTCCGGATGGTCCGCGAGGCGTTCGGCCACGGCGCTTCGATCCCGCCGACCCACCTGCACTTCATCCCGTCGGATTCAGGTGCGGAGGCCGGCGCCCGCGCCTACGAGCGCGCGTTGCTGGACTTCTACGGGGCCGACAGCCTCGACCCCGCCCGGCCGCTCTTCGACCTCGTGCTCCTCGGTCTCGGCGAGGACGGCCACACCGCCTCTCTGTTTCCCGGTAAGCCGGCCGTGGACGAGACTGCGCGGCTCGTCGCGCCCGTGCCGGAGGCCGGGCTGGCGCCGTTCGTGCCGCGGATCACCCTCACCGTCCCGGCGCTCGCCTCGTCCCGGCACGTGCTGTTCCTCGTGACCGGTGCGGGCAAGCGGGCGCCGCTGACCCGCCTTGCCGCGGGCGCGGAGCTTCCTGCGGGCCGCGTGATCAGCGCGGGCGAGGTGGCGTGGCTCCTCGACGCGGCGGCTGCCGGCTGA
- the tkt gene encoding transketolase, producing MSGADTPAKAALAEIDTLSINTIRTLAIDAVQKANSGHAGAPMALAPVAYTLWNRYLRYDPAHPHWPNRDRFVLSCGHASMLLYALLHLAGVAESDGGNAPAVSLEDIRKFRQLDSRTPGHPEYHFTTGVETTTGPLGQGVANSVGMAMGSRFLGQHLNRPNLPLFDYNVYAICSDGDLMEGVASEAASLAGHLRLANLCWIYDDNTVTIEGHTELAFGEEVATRFLAYGWQVLRVADANDVHALAGSIETFLATSDRPTLIIVKSVIGYGAPKKQGTSKAHSDALGEDEVKGAKRAYGWPEDAQFLVPNGVQENFRDGIGKRGAGLYDSWQDLLTKAKEADADHAEDLNAFLEGRLPDGWEKDIPVFEPDAKGLATRESSGKVLNAIAEHVPFLLGGSADLAPSNKSNLTFAGAGSFGPFSPGGRNLHFGVREHAMGSIVNGLGLSGLRAYGATFLVFADYMRPPIRLASLMELPVFHIFTHDSIGVGEDGPTHQPVEQLLSLRCIPGLITLRPADANEVAEAYRVIFSSKNQPVVLALSRQPLPTLDRTKFGAASGTAKGGYVLADCEGTPEVILLGAGSEVQLCIGAYEALKADGVKARVVSLPSWELFERQDQAYRDSVLPPAVKARVAVEQGSVIGWDRYAGTEGAIIGMHTFGASAPIKDLQSKFGFTPEKVLEAAKAQVAKHGK from the coding sequence ATGAGCGGTGCTGACACTCCCGCCAAGGCGGCCCTGGCTGAGATCGATACGCTCAGCATCAACACGATCCGCACGCTGGCGATCGACGCGGTGCAGAAGGCCAATTCCGGCCATGCGGGCGCGCCCATGGCGCTGGCGCCTGTCGCCTACACCCTGTGGAACCGCTACCTGCGCTACGACCCGGCGCATCCGCACTGGCCGAACCGCGACCGCTTCGTGCTGTCCTGCGGCCACGCCTCGATGCTGCTCTACGCCCTTCTGCACCTCGCGGGCGTCGCCGAGAGCGACGGCGGCAACGCCCCGGCTGTGTCGCTGGAGGACATCCGGAAGTTCCGCCAGCTCGACAGCCGCACGCCCGGCCACCCGGAATATCACTTCACCACCGGCGTCGAGACCACCACCGGCCCGCTCGGCCAGGGTGTCGCCAACTCGGTCGGCATGGCGATGGGCAGCCGCTTCCTCGGCCAGCACCTGAACCGGCCGAACCTGCCGCTGTTCGACTACAACGTCTACGCAATCTGCTCGGACGGCGACCTGATGGAGGGCGTCGCCTCGGAGGCCGCATCGCTGGCCGGCCACCTGCGGCTCGCCAACCTCTGCTGGATCTACGACGACAACACCGTCACCATCGAGGGCCACACCGAACTGGCCTTCGGCGAGGAGGTGGCGACCCGGTTCCTGGCCTATGGCTGGCAGGTGCTGCGCGTCGCCGACGCCAACGACGTGCATGCGCTCGCGGGTTCGATCGAGACGTTCCTCGCAACCAGCGACCGGCCGACCCTGATCATCGTCAAGTCGGTGATCGGCTACGGCGCGCCGAAGAAGCAGGGTACGTCGAAGGCGCATTCGGACGCGCTCGGCGAGGACGAGGTCAAGGGCGCCAAGCGCGCCTATGGCTGGCCGGAGGACGCCCAGTTTCTCGTGCCGAACGGCGTTCAGGAGAACTTCCGGGACGGGATCGGCAAGCGCGGCGCCGGCCTCTACGATTCGTGGCAGGACCTGCTGACGAAGGCCAAGGAGGCCGATGCCGATCACGCCGAGGATCTGAACGCCTTCTTGGAGGGCCGCCTCCCGGATGGCTGGGAGAAGGACATCCCGGTCTTCGAGCCGGACGCCAAGGGTCTCGCCACCCGCGAATCGTCCGGCAAGGTGCTCAACGCCATCGCCGAGCACGTACCGTTCCTCCTCGGCGGCTCGGCCGATCTGGCGCCGTCCAACAAGTCGAACCTGACCTTCGCGGGCGCGGGCTCGTTCGGCCCGTTCTCGCCGGGCGGCCGCAACCTGCATTTCGGCGTCCGCGAGCACGCCATGGGCTCGATCGTGAACGGCTTAGGCCTCTCCGGTTTGCGGGCCTACGGCGCGACCTTCCTGGTCTTCGCCGACTACATGCGGCCGCCGATCCGGCTCGCCTCCCTGATGGAGCTGCCGGTCTTCCACATCTTCACCCACGATTCGATCGGCGTGGGGGAGGACGGGCCGACTCACCAGCCGGTGGAACAGCTTCTGTCGCTGCGCTGCATCCCCGGGCTCATCACCCTGCGCCCGGCCGACGCCAACGAAGTGGCCGAGGCTTACCGGGTGATCTTCTCGTCGAAGAACCAGCCGGTGGTGCTCGCCCTCTCCCGCCAGCCGCTGCCGACGCTCGACCGTACGAAGTTCGGCGCGGCTTCGGGAACCGCCAAGGGGGGCTACGTGCTGGCCGACTGCGAGGGCACGCCGGAGGTGATCCTGCTGGGCGCCGGATCCGAGGTGCAGCTCTGCATCGGCGCCTACGAGGCGCTGAAGGCCGACGGCGTGAAGGCCCGGGTGGTGTCGCTGCCGTCCTGGGAGCTGTTCGAGCGGCAGGATCAGGCCTATCGCGACTCGGTGCTGCCGCCGGCCGTGAAGGCGCGGGTGGCGGTCGAGCAGGGCAGCGTGATCGGCTGGGATCGCTATGCCGGCACCGAGGGCGCGATCATCGGCATGCACACGTTCGGCGCCTCGGCGCCGATCAAGGATCTCCAGAGCAAGTTCGGCTTTACCCCCGAGAAGGTTCTGGAGGCCGCCAAGGCACAGGTGGCCAAGCACGGGAAGTAG
- a CDS encoding glycoside hydrolase family 15 protein: protein MAARIEDYALIGDCRSAALVSRQGSIDWLCWPRFDAAALFTSLLGTEAHGFWKIFPEAEQVETRWTYRPGSLVLETRHATRQGEVLVTDFMPIGDGSHLVRLVEGVHGRVAMRMEMAVRFDYGSAVPWVSRSELGDLRAVSGPHKVVLRTDVHLKGSEAQTTVAEFTVHAGEKRRFVLSYGPSHENDPVAIEPRRALDATDQHWQAWSSRCAGGTAWDRMLQRSLLTLKALIYEPTGGIVAAPTASLPEGLGGERNWDYRFCWLRDSTLTLIALMDGGYIDEARNWLDWLQRAVAGNPEQAHILYGIGGERLLPEIELDWLPGYENSKPVRIGNAAASQFQLDVYGELFDALYQAHARGLPVSKDGLRVGLAILGHLEQAWRRPDEGIWEVRGGPRHFTHSKVMAWVAFDRALRMHEMHESGATEEHARRWRAVRDEIHAEVCAKGFDPELNSFVQSYGSKALDASLLLIAHTGFLPQDDPRVIGTVAAIGRDLMRDGFILRYETEGQTTDGLSGNEGAFLPCTFWYADNLIGLGRRDEARTIIERLIGICNELGLVSEEYDVQAKRLVGNYPQAFTHVALVNTLLSYSRGEGPADRQGGKANGAPPAVLRRREAAKRTARGELEDAKS, encoded by the coding sequence ATGGCTGCACGCATCGAAGATTACGCGCTGATCGGGGATTGCCGGAGCGCCGCGCTGGTCAGCCGACAGGGCAGCATCGACTGGCTGTGCTGGCCGCGCTTCGACGCGGCGGCCTTGTTCACCAGCCTGCTCGGAACCGAGGCGCACGGCTTCTGGAAGATTTTCCCAGAAGCCGAGCAGGTCGAGACCCGCTGGACCTATCGCCCGGGAAGCCTCGTGCTGGAGACGCGGCATGCCACCCGCCAGGGCGAGGTTCTGGTCACCGACTTCATGCCGATCGGCGACGGATCGCACCTCGTGCGCCTCGTCGAGGGGGTCCACGGGCGCGTCGCCATGCGGATGGAGATGGCGGTCCGCTTCGATTACGGCTCGGCGGTGCCCTGGGTGTCCCGCTCGGAACTGGGCGACCTGCGGGCCGTCTCGGGCCCCCACAAGGTGGTGCTGCGCACCGACGTCCACCTGAAAGGGTCAGAGGCGCAGACGACGGTCGCCGAGTTCACCGTTCATGCCGGCGAGAAGCGCCGCTTCGTCCTGAGCTACGGCCCGTCCCACGAGAACGATCCCGTGGCGATCGAGCCGCGCCGGGCCCTCGACGCGACGGATCAGCACTGGCAGGCGTGGTCGAGCCGCTGTGCCGGGGGGACGGCCTGGGACCGGATGCTCCAGCGCTCCCTGCTGACTCTGAAGGCACTGATCTACGAGCCCACCGGCGGCATCGTGGCGGCGCCGACCGCCTCCCTGCCCGAAGGTCTCGGCGGCGAGCGCAACTGGGACTACCGGTTCTGCTGGCTGCGCGACTCGACGCTGACGCTGATCGCCCTGATGGACGGCGGCTACATCGATGAGGCCCGCAACTGGCTCGACTGGCTGCAGCGGGCGGTGGCCGGAAACCCCGAGCAGGCGCATATCCTGTACGGCATCGGCGGCGAGCGCCTGCTGCCCGAGATCGAGCTCGACTGGCTGCCCGGCTACGAGAATTCGAAGCCGGTGCGGATCGGAAACGCGGCCGCCAGCCAGTTTCAGCTCGACGTCTACGGCGAGCTGTTCGACGCGCTCTATCAGGCCCATGCCCGCGGCCTGCCGGTCAGCAAGGACGGGCTGCGGGTCGGGCTGGCGATCCTGGGCCATCTCGAGCAGGCTTGGCGCCGGCCCGACGAGGGGATCTGGGAAGTGCGCGGTGGCCCGCGCCATTTCACCCACTCGAAGGTGATGGCGTGGGTGGCCTTCGACCGGGCCCTGCGCATGCACGAGATGCACGAGTCCGGTGCCACCGAGGAACATGCCCGGCGCTGGCGCGCTGTCCGTGACGAGATCCACGCCGAGGTCTGCGCGAAGGGGTTCGATCCCGAGCTCAACAGTTTCGTCCAGTCCTACGGGTCGAAGGCGCTCGACGCGAGCCTGCTGCTGATCGCCCATACCGGGTTCCTGCCGCAGGACGATCCGCGGGTGATCGGCACCGTCGCGGCGATCGGCAGGGACCTGATGCGGGACGGCTTCATCCTCCGCTACGAGACCGAGGGACAGACCACCGACGGCCTGTCGGGCAACGAGGGGGCCTTCCTGCCCTGCACCTTCTGGTACGCCGACAACCTGATCGGTCTCGGCCGTCGGGACGAAGCGCGGACGATCATCGAGCGCCTTATCGGCATCTGCAACGAACTGGGTCTCGTCAGCGAGGAATATGACGTGCAAGCCAAACGCCTTGTGGGTAATTACCCCCAGGCGTTCACCCACGTCGCGCTCGTCAACACGCTCCTCAGCTATTCGCGCGGCGAAGGGCCGGCGGATCGGCAGGGTGGTAAGGCCAACGGAGCTCCTCCCGCCGTCCTGCGGCGGCGCGAAGCCGCGAAGCGGACCGCGCGAGGCGAACTGGAAGACGCAAAATCATGA
- a CDS encoding bifunctional transaldolase/phosoglucose isomerase, with the protein MNALKALHDEQDQAVWLDFVARGFIEKGELKQLVERDGLRGVTSNPSIFEKAIGHSDEYDASIKAVQETGDSRVIDLYEGLAIADIQAAADVLRPVYEASDGADGYVSLEVSPYLALDTEETLNEARRLHKAVSRDNLMVKVPATPQGIPAIRQLTSEGISINVTLLFSQEAYEAVARAFIDGLDERAKAGHDVSRIASVASFFISRIDVLVDKLLDEKIAQANDPDEKIALEQLKGKVAIANAKLAYQRYKRIFAESKWTALAEKGAKAQRLLWASTGVKNKAYSDVLYVEELIGPNTVNTMPPATMDAFRDHGVVRATIEEDVPGAEAVMARLARTGIDIETIAEQLVREGVQLFIDAADNLLGAVAGKRAALLGHRLDGQSLALDETLANEAKKSVESWRASGAIRRLWAGDATVWSGHDEANWLGWLHIVEEELEKAADYAAFSEWVKGQGFTDAVVLGMGGSSLGPEVLTLTYGPREGFPKLQILDSTHPDQVRALEASIDLAKTLFIVASKSGSTLEPNVFRDYFLGRAKEVLGDRAGDHFVAVTDPGSDMERAAKTDGFKKIFYGVKQIGGRYSVLSAFGLVPAAAMGLDVKALLETARIMVRSCGPVVPPAVNPAVLLGTAMGAAALAGRDKVTVIASPAIDSFGAWAEQLIAESTGKQGKGLVPVDGEPVDVPAVYGRDRFFIYLRLDGQAEAAQDEALRALERDGHPIARITLDRVEQLPQEFYRLEMATAVAGAVLGINPFDQPDVEASKVETKKLFAEAEASGALPPETPLFSDNAIALYADPRNADGLKQASDGLEAALKAQLARLKDGDYLGLLAYVPRNATTAGILQEARIAIRDARKVATCLEFGPRFLHSTGQAYKGGPDTGVFLQITADPTQDLPIPGRKLGFATVVAAQARGDFAVLAERGRRALRVHIKGDLETGLKRVAAALKAAVA; encoded by the coding sequence ATGAACGCGCTCAAGGCCCTGCACGACGAACAGGATCAAGCGGTCTGGCTCGATTTCGTGGCCCGGGGCTTCATCGAGAAAGGTGAACTCAAGCAACTCGTGGAACGCGATGGCCTGCGGGGCGTGACCTCCAACCCGTCGATCTTCGAGAAGGCGATCGGCCACTCGGACGAGTACGATGCGAGCATCAAGGCCGTCCAGGAGACCGGCGACAGCCGCGTCATCGACCTCTACGAGGGTTTGGCGATCGCCGACATCCAGGCCGCCGCCGACGTGCTCCGCCCGGTCTACGAGGCCAGCGACGGCGCCGACGGCTACGTCAGCCTGGAGGTCTCGCCCTACCTCGCCCTCGACACCGAGGAGACGCTGAACGAGGCGCGGCGCCTGCACAAGGCCGTCTCCCGCGACAACCTGATGGTCAAGGTGCCGGCGACGCCCCAGGGCATCCCGGCGATCCGGCAACTGACCAGCGAGGGCATCTCGATCAACGTCACCCTGCTGTTCTCGCAGGAGGCCTACGAGGCGGTGGCACGCGCCTTCATTGACGGTCTCGACGAACGCGCGAAGGCCGGCCACGACGTCTCGCGGATCGCCAGCGTGGCGAGCTTCTTCATCAGCCGCATCGACGTGCTGGTCGACAAGCTCCTCGACGAGAAGATCGCGCAGGCCAACGACCCGGACGAGAAGATCGCCCTGGAGCAGCTCAAGGGGAAGGTGGCGATCGCCAACGCCAAGCTCGCCTACCAGCGCTACAAGAGGATCTTCGCGGAATCGAAGTGGACGGCGCTCGCCGAGAAGGGCGCCAAGGCACAGAGGCTGCTCTGGGCCTCCACGGGCGTGAAGAACAAGGCCTATTCCGACGTCCTCTACGTCGAGGAGCTGATCGGCCCGAACACCGTCAACACCATGCCGCCCGCCACCATGGACGCGTTCCGCGACCACGGCGTGGTGCGGGCGACGATCGAGGAGGACGTGCCCGGCGCCGAGGCCGTGATGGCGCGCTTGGCCCGGACGGGCATCGACATCGAGACAATCGCCGAGCAGCTGGTGCGGGAGGGCGTTCAGCTCTTCATCGACGCGGCCGACAATCTGCTCGGCGCCGTGGCGGGCAAGCGCGCGGCGCTGCTCGGCCACCGGCTGGACGGGCAGAGCCTGGCGCTCGACGAGACGCTGGCGAACGAAGCGAAGAAGTCCGTCGAATCCTGGCGCGCGAGCGGCGCGATCCGCCGCCTCTGGGCGGGTGATGCCACCGTGTGGTCGGGCCACGACGAGGCGAACTGGCTCGGCTGGCTGCACATCGTCGAGGAGGAGCTTGAGAAGGCCGCCGATTACGCCGCCTTCTCCGAATGGGTGAAGGGCCAGGGCTTCACCGACGCGGTGGTACTGGGCATGGGCGGGTCGAGCCTCGGCCCGGAGGTGCTGACCCTGACCTACGGTCCCCGCGAGGGTTTTCCCAAGCTTCAGATCCTCGACTCGACGCATCCGGATCAGGTGCGCGCCCTCGAAGCGAGCATCGATCTGGCCAAGACCTTGTTCATCGTCGCGTCGAAGTCCGGCTCGACGCTGGAGCCCAACGTGTTTCGCGACTACTTCCTGGGCCGCGCCAAGGAGGTGCTCGGTGATCGGGCCGGCGACCATTTCGTCGCGGTCACGGATCCGGGCTCCGACATGGAGCGCGCCGCCAAGACGGACGGCTTCAAGAAGATCTTCTATGGGGTGAAGCAGATCGGCGGGCGCTACTCGGTGCTCTCGGCCTTCGGCCTCGTGCCGGCGGCCGCCATGGGCCTCGACGTGAAGGCGCTCCTCGAGACGGCACGGATCATGGTCCGCTCCTGCGGGCCGGTGGTCCCTCCGGCGGTGAACCCCGCCGTCCTGCTCGGCACCGCCATGGGCGCGGCGGCGCTCGCGGGGCGGGACAAGGTGACGGTCATCGCCTCCCCGGCGATCGACAGCTTCGGCGCTTGGGCCGAGCAGCTCATCGCGGAATCGACCGGCAAGCAGGGCAAGGGCCTGGTGCCGGTGGACGGCGAGCCGGTCGATGTTCCGGCAGTCTACGGCCGCGACCGGTTCTTCATCTACCTGCGCCTCGATGGCCAGGCCGAGGCGGCGCAGGACGAGGCCCTGCGCGCCCTGGAGCGGGACGGCCACCCGATCGCCCGCATCACCCTCGACCGGGTCGAGCAGCTGCCCCAGGAATTCTACCGCCTGGAGATGGCCACCGCGGTGGCGGGCGCGGTACTCGGCATCAACCCGTTCGATCAGCCGGATGTCGAGGCCAGCAAGGTCGAGACCAAGAAGCTGTTCGCGGAAGCCGAGGCGAGCGGCGCCCTCCCCCCGGAGACGCCACTCTTCTCCGACAACGCGATCGCCCTCTACGCCGACCCGCGCAACGCCGACGGGCTGAAGCAGGCCTCGGATGGCCTCGAGGCGGCGCTGAAGGCGCAGCTCGCCCGGCTGAAGGACGGCGACTATCTCGGGTTGCTTGCCTACGTGCCGCGCAATGCCACGACCGCCGGCATCCTGCAGGAGGCACGGATCGCCATTCGGGACGCCCGCAAGGTCGCGACCTGCCTGGAATTCGGGCCGCGGTTCCTGCATTCCACCGGTCAGGCCTACAAGGGTGGCCCGGATACCGGCGTGTTCCTCCAGATCACCGCGGACCCGACGCAGGACCTGCCGATTCCCGGCCGCAAGCTCGGGTTCGCCACTGTGGTGGCCGCGCAGGCGCGGGGCGATTTCGCGGTGCTCGCCGAGCGCGGCCGCCGGGCGCTGCGGGTGCACATCAAGGGCGATCTCGAGACCGGACTGAAGCGTGTCGCGGCGGCGCTGAAGGCGGCGGTTGCCTAG
- a CDS encoding cysteine dioxygenase family protein encodes MPQPTVPAEMEAMLADLAVSARRAPDAYLASARATLLRILARPELLDPSRLTAHGEGLSRNLLFGTEAVSVWAMVWPPGAVTPVHDHHCSCCFGLLRGTLRETWYRPISDTHAVATQDVVRAPGFVACMMPSGPNLHRIANDGPDAAVSIHVYGYDHRVQASSIHRTYAVAAG; translated from the coding sequence ATGCCGCAGCCAACCGTCCCGGCCGAAATGGAAGCGATGCTGGCCGATCTCGCCGTGTCGGCCCGCCGCGCACCGGACGCCTATCTCGCCTCCGCCCGCGCGACGCTGCTGCGCATCCTGGCACGCCCAGAGCTGCTCGACCCGTCGCGGTTGACGGCGCACGGCGAAGGCCTCTCCCGCAACCTGCTGTTTGGCACGGAGGCGGTGAGCGTCTGGGCCATGGTCTGGCCGCCGGGCGCCGTCACGCCGGTGCACGACCACCATTGCTCGTGCTGCTTCGGCCTGCTTCGCGGGACGCTCCGCGAGACCTGGTACCGCCCGATCAGCGACACGCACGCGGTGGCGACTCAGGACGTGGTCCGCGCGCCCGGCTTCGTGGCCTGCATGATGCCGTCCGGCCCGAACCTGCATCGAATCGCCAATGACGGGCCCGACGCGGCCGTGTCGATCCACGTCTACGGATACGACCACCGGGTGCAGGCCTCCTCGATCCACCGCACCTACGCGGTCGCGGCGGGGTGA
- a CDS encoding Lrp/AsnC family transcriptional regulator, whose translation MDAVDRKILDILQQDATLPVAELAERVGVSAAPCWRRVKKLEASGVIRRRVALVDRRKVNVPTTVFVAVKAPRHAADWSDAFRRVVAGFPEIVEAWRLTGEIDYLLRIVVPDIEAYDAVYQRLIAKLEFSNLSSSIAMEEMKYTTAVPTIYVA comes from the coding sequence ATGGATGCGGTGGACCGGAAGATCCTGGACATCCTCCAGCAGGACGCGACACTCCCGGTGGCGGAACTCGCCGAGCGGGTCGGCGTCAGCGCGGCGCCGTGCTGGCGCCGGGTGAAGAAGCTGGAAGCGTCCGGCGTCATCCGCCGCCGGGTGGCGCTGGTCGACCGCCGCAAGGTCAACGTGCCGACAACGGTGTTCGTGGCCGTGAAGGCGCCCCGCCACGCCGCCGACTGGTCCGATGCCTTCCGGCGGGTCGTCGCCGGCTTCCCCGAGATCGTCGAGGCGTGGCGCCTGACCGGCGAGATCGATTACCTGCTGCGCATCGTCGTGCCCGATATCGAGGCCTATGACGCGGTCTATCAGCGCCTGATCGCCAAGCTCGAATTCTCGAACCTGTCCTCCTCCATCGCCATGGAGGAGATGAAGTACACGACGGCCGTTCCGACGATCTACGTGGCGTAG
- a CDS encoding HD-GYP domain-containing protein translates to MSILAKAQMRAGTLILYTDQPDSRADLRHALEQIAPCAVLGASEAPPPGPCVAVVVDFDLLPSPLTGLRSLIAANPGLPRVFLMRSMGQRSLSVARNLGGRLCLPMDTPITTVVEALQTQLRPASPQTPSRPVTGSPVVVQAAGRASAAIANLLDSARDHGTVDAAVIDATLEPILGAIGTGGLKAWLETVRAYDDATYQHCLLVAGLAATFAIDLGFSSADREHLVRAALVHDVGKAKIPLSILNKPGPLDPGERAVMREHAALGHEILVKAGGFDDTVLTVVRHHHEMLDGSGYPDGLKGEAIRDIVRLITVCDVYAALVESRPYRPPMPAAQAMEILYGMDGKLDIALVRAFERSVAGS, encoded by the coding sequence GTGTCCATCCTCGCCAAGGCCCAGATGCGCGCGGGCACGCTCATCCTCTACACCGACCAGCCGGACAGCCGCGCCGACCTGCGGCACGCGCTCGAGCAGATCGCCCCCTGCGCGGTGCTCGGCGCCTCCGAGGCGCCGCCACCCGGCCCGTGCGTGGCCGTGGTCGTCGACTTCGACCTGCTGCCCTCGCCGCTCACCGGTCTGCGCAGCCTCATCGCGGCAAATCCCGGGCTTCCCCGCGTCTTCCTGATGCGCAGCATGGGCCAGCGCAGCCTATCCGTGGCGCGCAACCTCGGCGGGCGGCTGTGCCTGCCGATGGATACGCCGATCACGACGGTGGTCGAGGCGCTGCAGACGCAGCTCCGGCCCGCGTCGCCGCAGACGCCGAGCCGGCCCGTAACGGGCAGCCCGGTCGTCGTGCAGGCCGCCGGCCGCGCGAGCGCCGCCATCGCCAACCTGCTCGACTCGGCGCGGGATCACGGCACGGTCGATGCGGCCGTCATCGACGCCACCCTTGAGCCGATCCTCGGGGCGATCGGCACCGGCGGCCTCAAAGCCTGGCTCGAGACCGTGCGCGCCTACGACGACGCGACCTACCAGCACTGCCTGCTGGTTGCGGGCCTCGCCGCCACGTTCGCGATCGACCTCGGATTCTCGTCGGCGGATCGCGAGCACCTCGTCCGCGCTGCCCTGGTCCACGACGTCGGTAAGGCCAAGATCCCCTTGTCGATCCTGAACAAGCCCGGGCCCCTCGATCCTGGGGAGCGGGCGGTGATGCGCGAGCACGCGGCCCTCGGCCACGAGATCCTGGTCAAGGCCGGCGGGTTCGACGACACCGTCCTCACGGTGGTGCGCCATCATCACGAGATGCTGGACGGCTCGGGCTACCCGGACGGGCTGAAGGGCGAGGCCATCCGCGACATCGTCCGCCTGATCACCGTCTGCGACGTCTACGCCGCCCTGGTGGAGAGCCGCCCCTACCGGCCGCCCATGCCGGCCGCGCAGGCCATGGAGATCCTCTACGGCATGGACGGCAAGCTCGACATCGCCCTGGTGCGCGCCTTCGAGCGGTCCGTCGCCGGCTCCTGA
- the gnd gene encoding phosphogluconate dehydrogenase (NAD(+)-dependent, decarboxylating): MQLGMIGLGRMGGNIVRRLLRDGHTAVVFDQNPAAVAALVEAGAVGASSLEDLVSKLEVPRAAWVMLPAGAITEEAVQTLSGLMQTGDCIIDGGNSFYGDDVRRGIALKEKGLHYVDVGTSGGVWGLERGYCMMIGGDTETVDRLDPIFKTLAPGIGDIPKTPNRDGRDPRAEQGYIHAGPTGAGHFVKMVHNGIEYGLMQAYAEGFDILRHANSEALPAERRFDLNMGDIAEVWRRGSVVSSWLLDLTAQALAGDEQLTDFSGYVEDSGEGRWTINAAIEESVPATVLSAALYRRFRSREHESYADKLLSAMRKGFGGHQEPKK; the protein is encoded by the coding sequence ATGCAACTCGGCATGATCGGCCTCGGCCGGATGGGCGGCAACATCGTCCGGCGGCTCCTGCGGGACGGCCACACGGCCGTCGTGTTCGATCAGAACCCGGCCGCGGTCGCGGCCCTGGTGGAGGCCGGAGCGGTCGGCGCGTCGAGCCTGGAGGATCTGGTCTCCAAGCTGGAGGTGCCGCGCGCGGCCTGGGTGATGCTGCCGGCAGGGGCGATCACCGAGGAGGCCGTCCAAACCCTCTCGGGCCTGATGCAAACCGGCGACTGCATCATCGACGGCGGCAACTCGTTCTACGGCGACGATGTCCGCCGCGGCATCGCCCTGAAGGAGAAGGGCCTGCACTATGTCGATGTCGGCACCTCGGGCGGCGTCTGGGGGCTGGAGCGCGGCTATTGCATGATGATCGGCGGCGACACCGAGACGGTCGACCGCCTCGACCCGATCTTCAAGACCCTGGCGCCGGGCATCGGCGACATCCCCAAGACCCCGAACCGCGACGGCCGCGACCCGCGCGCCGAGCAGGGCTACATCCATGCCGGGCCGACCGGCGCCGGCCATTTCGTCAAGATGGTCCATAACGGCATCGAATACGGCCTGATGCAGGCCTACGCGGAGGGGTTCGACATCCTCCGCCACGCCAATTCCGAGGCGCTGCCGGCCGAGCGCCGCTTTGACCTCAACATGGGCGACATCGCCGAAGTCTGGCGGCGCGGCAGCGTCGTCTCCTCCTGGCTCCTCGACCTCACCGCCCAGGCGCTGGCCGGCGATGAGCAGCTCACGGATTTCTCCGGCTACGTCGAGGATTCCGGCGAAGGCCGCTGGACCATCAACGCCGCCATCGAGGAGAGCGTGCCGGCCACGGTGCTGTCAGCCGCCCTGTACCGCCGTTTCCGCTCCCGCGAGCACGAGAGCTACGCCGACAAGCTCCTGTCGGCGATGCGCAAGGGCTTCGGCGGCCATCAGGAGCCGAAGAAGTAG